The genomic region TTCCGGGCCTTCTTCACCACGCGCGGGTCGGCGGTGAACACGCCGTCGACGTCGGTGTAGATCTCGCAGACGTCGGCGTCGAGGGCGGCGGCGAGGGCCACCGCGGTGGTGTCGGAGCCGCCGCGGCCGAGCGTGGTGATGTCCTTGGTGTCCTGGCTGACACCCTGGAAACCCGCCACGATCGCGATGTTGCCCTCGTCCACCGAGGTCTTGATCCGGCCCGGCGTGACGTCGATGATCCGGGCTTTGTTGTGGACCGAGTCGGTGATGACACCTGCCTGGCTGCCGGTGAACGACTGGGCCTCGTGGCCCAGCTTTTTGATCGCCATGGCCAGCAGTGCCATGGAGATCCGCTCTCCGGCGGTCAGCAGCATGTCGAGCTCGCGCCCGGCAGGCATCGGGGAAACCTGCTCGGCGAGATCGATCAGCTCGTCCGTCGTGTCGCCCATCGCGGAAACGACGGCAACCACCTGGTTGCCGTTCTGCTTCGCTTCCACGATCCGCTTGGCGACGCGCTTGATGCCCTCGGCATCGGCTACGGAGGAGCCTCCGTACTTCTGCACGACAAGGCCCACGTGCGCTCCTCGCTCAATCCGTCTCTATCCGCTCATACGCATTCGTACTGCGGTCGGCTCAGTCTAACGAGCGTCCGAAAAACCCTTCCGCGATATCGCATGCTGAGATTTCCGGGCCACTCGTCCAGAGCTGCTCATGCCCATCTGGGCACAGGCCACGCGAGAAAGTGCCCGGCGTCACAATCGCACGTGGGCTCGGCATGGTGACTCAACTTTCAAGCATTATGGTTCGCCTGTGCGCGTACTTCTGGTGGAAGACGATGAACCGGTCGCCGAGTCCCTCAGACGCGGCCTGAAGCGCTACGGCTTCGAGGTCGAGTGGGTCACCACGGGCCAGGCGGCCCTGGACCACACGGGCCCCTACGACGTCGTCCTGCTGGACCTCGGCCTGCCCGACACCGACGGCCTGGACGTCTGCAAGGTACTGCGCGAACGCGGCGACGTCCCGATCATCGTGATCAGCGCGCGCAGCGACGAGACGGACCGGGTGGTGGGCCTGGAGATCGGCGCGGACGACTACGTCTCCAAGCCGTTCGGCGTCCGCGAGGTCATCGCCCGCATCCGGGCGGTCATGCGCCGCGCGCAGCCGCGCACCCCCGCCGCCGACGCGCCCGAGAACGGCCCCGACCGCTACGGCCCCCGCCTGACCGTCGACCGCAAGGCGGCCCGGGTACGGCTCGACGGCCAGGAGGTGGCCCTCGCACCCAAGGAGTACGACCTCCTGGCCTTCCTCACCGAGGAGCCCGGGGCGCTGATGTCGCGCGAGCAGATCATGGAAGCGGTCTGGGACGCGAACTGGTTCGGTCCGACGAAGACGCTGGACGTGCACGTGGCGGCGCTGCGGCGGAAGCTCGCGGGCGCGATCACGATCGAGGCGGTGCGCGGGGTCGGCTTCCGGCTGGAGATCGTCAAGGACGGCGGCGGCGACGCGAGCACGGACAGCGGCGCCTCATGATCCGCCAGCTCGTCCGCAGTTACATCTTCCTCGTCGCGATCGCCATCGCCCTGTTCACGGTGCCGGTGGCCTTCTCGCTCACCGCCCAGTTGCGGGGCGACACCGAGGGGTCCGTGCTGCGCGAGGCCAAGACCATGGCGCTGCTGCTGGCCAACGGCGACTCCACCTCGTGCGAGGCGCTCCAGAAGATGGCCACCGCGTACGCCGCCGAGACGCCCGGCGACGTCCAGGTGACCGGGGCACCGGGCTGCGCGACGGGCCTGCTCCGCCCGAGGGAGGACGCGGCCCTGACCGCGGCCCTCGACCGGAACCACGTGACGACCGACTGGGGCTCCTCCTTCATCTGGGGTCCCGAGCTGGTGATCACGGTCCCCGCCAAGACGGCCGCCGAGGACCGGGTCGTCGGTGCCGTGCGCATCGTCTACTCGACGGACGAGATGACCGACCGCCTGTGGACGATCTGGGGCTTCCGGGCGATCCTCGCGGTGCTGGTCCTCGTGGTGGCCGCCCTGCTCGGCGCGGGGGTGGCGCGCCGCCTCACCCGCCCGCTGCGCCAGCTCAACGACATGGCGAGCAAGTTCAGCGACGGCGACCTGACCGCCCGCTCTCCCGTGACGGGTCCGCCGGAGACCCAGACGCTGGCGCGCACGCTCAACCAGGGCGCGGAACGCCTGGACACGCTGATCGCGGCCCAGCGCATCTTCGTGGCGGACGCCTCGCACCAGCTGCGCACCCCGCTCACGGCCCTGCGGTTGTCCCTGGACAACATCGCGGACGGTGTGGACGACGAGTTCGTACGGGAGGACGTGGAGCAGGCCACCGCCGAGGTGGTCCGGATGAACCGCCTGGTCAACGGCCTGCTGGTGCTGGCCCGGGCCGAGGCGAAGGTGACGGTCGCCGAGCCGCTCCCGCTGCTGGACATCGTGCGGGAGCGGCTCGCCGTGTGGAGGCCGGCCGCCGACGAGCGCGGAGTCACCGTCGCGCTCAGGGGGAGTGTCGACGGCCGGCCGGCTGTGCTGTCCAGCTCCGGTCATCTGGACCAGATGCTGGACAACGTGTTCTCCAACGCCCTGGAGGTCTCACCGGACGGCGGGACGATCACCGTGCGGGTGGACCCCCGGGGCGATGTGGTGGGGGTATCGGTCCTGGACGAGGGACCCGGGATGACGGACGCCGAGAAGTCCCGCGCCTTCGACCGCTTCTGGCGCGGCCAGGGGCTGACCGGGAAGGGCGGTTCCGGTCTCGGTCTCGCCGTCGTCAAGCAACTGGCGACGGACGACGGCGGGACCGTGGCCCTGACGGACGCGCCCGGGGGCGGTCTGTGCGTGACGATCACCCTCCGGGCGGCCCACCGGGGTGCCGGCTGACCCCGACTCACCCCTCCGGCATCTTCGAGGAGTGGTGGTTCACGATCAGCCACGTGCCGTTCGGCTGCTTCTCGTAGGCGTACGTGTAGCGGGCCTTGACGGTGCTCTTCGCGCCCGTCTCGTGGTCGGTGAGCGCGAACTCGTACACACCGGCGTCGATGGCGGTGTTGTGGTCGAGAACGTTGACGACCGACTCGACCTTCGTGCCGACCGGCTTGTTCTGGAGGAAGTGCTCGAAGTAGTCGACGATCTCGGCTCTGTCCGTACGGACGTTGTTCGAGACGGTCGGCAGCAGGACGGCGTCCTTCGCGTACAGGTCGGCGACCTTCTGCGGGTCGCCGGTCTGCAGCGCCGCGTTCCACTGGTCGAACAGCCCGAGCACCTGCGCCTTGGTGGCCGTCTTGGCGGACTTCTTCGCGGAACTGCCGCGCGAGTCGGCTCCGGCGACTCCGGCGCCGGCCACGAAGGTGCCGGCGGCGAGGACGGCCACCGCGGTGGTGACGGCGACGCGCTTGCGTATGGACGTGGCTGCGGGGCGACGGGTCATCATCATCTCCGGTGAGATCGAGGGGAGTTGACTTACTCCGCTTCTTCTGCGGTGGAAGTGACTCCAGGTTCGCTTTTCACCGGTTAGGGGCCGTGCAGGTGTCGTACAGGGGACGTCCAGGATGTGGCCAACTCACTCGGGGTGAGGCATCCGTTACGTCCGGCAGGGCGAAAGGCCACCGCCGACGTGCTCAGGTGTCTCCCGTCGAGGCGGAGCCGATGTCACCGCCCGCGGCGATGGAACGCTCGCCGGAGGCGGTGACGTTCCGGGGCTGCGGAGGGGCGGGGGCGGGAGAGGGGTTCGCCGGCGGGGCGGACGCGGGGGCTCCCGGGCCGTCACCGGTCGAGACCGTTCCGATGTTCCCGCCCGCGGCGACGGACCTCGTACCGCTCGCGTTCACCGTCGTACCACCGGACGTACCGTCCTGGCCCTGGAATCCGGCGTACACCGCGAGCGCCAGCCCGATCAGCGCGGCGACGCCGCCGGCCACACTGGCCCAGGGATCCGCCGCCTCGACGTCCAGGACAGCTCCGACGACAAGCCCCGCGGCACCGGCGGCACAGAGCCCGATGCCCGTCCACATCAACACCTTCGACTGACCGGTCATACGGCCATCATCGCGCTCGGGGACCGGCTGTGGTGAGGAAAGCCGTTGCGGCGGAGGGCGGTTACTTGGCCGGGCCGAGGCCCAGCGGGCCCGCGATCTCCTCCGCCATCACCCTGCCCGCCTCGATCTCCAGGGTGTCGTCGCCCATGTCCTGGTCCGTGTCGAGGCCGTCGAGTTCGGCCAGGGGCTGGTTGAGGCGGACGTGGGCGAGGACCGACTGGAGGGCCCGGAGGGTCGCGGAGGCGGTGGAGCCCCAGTTGGAGAAGTAGGAGAACTGCCACCACCACAGGGCCTCCGTGGTGCGGCCCGCCCGGTAGTGGGCCATGCCGTGGCGCAGGTCGGTGATGACGTCGGTGAGGTCGTCGGAGATACGGGCCGGGACCGGAGCCTTGCGGGGCTCGTAGGGGTCGAAGACCTCCGAGTAGACGTCGATCGGGTCGAGGAGGCGGGCCAGGTTCTCGCGCAGTTCGTCGACGTCCGGCTCGGGGCCCGAGTCGGGCTCGTAGCGCTCGTCGGGCACGATGTCCTCGTGCGCGCCGAGACGGCCGCCGGCCAGGAGGAGTTGGGAGACCTCCAGGAGCAGGAAGGGGACGGCCGACTCCGGCTCGTCGCCCTTCGCGATCTCCGTGACGGCGACCAGGAAGCTCTCGACCTGGTCCGCGATCTGGACGGCGAAGTCGTCCGGGTTCTGGTCGGTCGCGTGCAGCGTGGCGTCAGACATCTAGGAGTCGTCTCCCCTCGAAGGCGCGACCGAGGGTCACCTCGTCCGCGTATTCCAGGTCGCCACCCACCGGGAGGCCGCTGGCCAGGCGGGTGACCTTCAGGCCCATGGGCTTGATCATGCGGGCGAGGTACGTGGCGGTCGCCTCGCCTTCGAGATTCGGGTCCGTGGCGAGGATGAGCTCCGTGACCGTGCCGTCGGCCAGGCGGGCCAGGAGTTCCCTGATCCGCAGGTCGTCCGGCCCCACCCCGTCGATCGGGCTGATCGCGCCGCCCAGGACGTGGTACCGGCCCCGGAACTCACGCGTGCGCTCGATCGCCACGACGTCCTTCGGCTCCTCGACCACGCAGATGACCGCCGGGTCGCGGCGCGTGTCGCGGCAGATGTTGCACAGCTCCTCCTGCGCGACGTTGCCGCAGGTCGCGCAGAAGCGGACCTTCGCCTTGACCTCCATGAGGGCCTGGGCGAGCCGCCGTACGTCCGTGGGCTCGGCCTGCAGGATGTGGAAGGCGATCCGCTGCGCGCTCTTCGGACCGACGCCGGGCAGCCGCCCCAGCTCGTCGATCAGGTCCTGGACCACGCCTTCGTACAACGGACTGCCTTTCCTGGCTCATCGAGGTCGTTCACGCCGTACGGCCTTCCCGTACGTACCGTAGTTGTCAGCCGCCTGTCCGAGGAAGGCGGTACGCGTCTCAGAACGGCAGACCCGGGAAGCCGCCGCCGCCCAGACCCTGCGCCAGCGGGCCCAGCTTCTGCTGCTGGAGCGCCTGCGCGTTCTCGTTGGCCGCCTGCACGGCCGCCACGACCAGGTCGGCGAGGGTCTCGGTGTCTTCCGGATCGACCGCCTTCGGGTCGATCTTCAGGTTGCGCAGCTCGCCGGCGCCGGTGACGGTCGCGGTCACGAGTCCGCCGCCGG from Streptomyces chartreusis NRRL 3882 harbors:
- a CDS encoding response regulator transcription factor gives rise to the protein MRVLLVEDDEPVAESLRRGLKRYGFEVEWVTTGQAALDHTGPYDVVLLDLGLPDTDGLDVCKVLRERGDVPIIVISARSDETDRVVGLEIGADDYVSKPFGVREVIARIRAVMRRAQPRTPAADAPENGPDRYGPRLTVDRKAARVRLDGQEVALAPKEYDLLAFLTEEPGALMSREQIMEAVWDANWFGPTKTLDVHVAALRRKLAGAITIEAVRGVGFRLEIVKDGGGDASTDSGAS
- a CDS encoding sensor histidine kinase, whose protein sequence is MIRQLVRSYIFLVAIAIALFTVPVAFSLTAQLRGDTEGSVLREAKTMALLLANGDSTSCEALQKMATAYAAETPGDVQVTGAPGCATGLLRPREDAALTAALDRNHVTTDWGSSFIWGPELVITVPAKTAAEDRVVGAVRIVYSTDEMTDRLWTIWGFRAILAVLVLVVAALLGAGVARRLTRPLRQLNDMASKFSDGDLTARSPVTGPPETQTLARTLNQGAERLDTLIAAQRIFVADASHQLRTPLTALRLSLDNIADGVDDEFVREDVEQATAEVVRMNRLVNGLLVLARAEAKVTVAEPLPLLDIVRERLAVWRPAADERGVTVALRGSVDGRPAVLSSSGHLDQMLDNVFSNALEVSPDGGTITVRVDPRGDVVGVSVLDEGPGMTDAEKSRAFDRFWRGQGLTGKGGSGLGLAVVKQLATDDGGTVALTDAPGGGLCVTITLRAAHRGAG
- a CDS encoding SgcJ/EcaC family oxidoreductase encodes the protein MTRRPAATSIRKRVAVTTAVAVLAAGTFVAGAGVAGADSRGSSAKKSAKTATKAQVLGLFDQWNAALQTGDPQKVADLYAKDAVLLPTVSNNVRTDRAEIVDYFEHFLQNKPVGTKVESVVNVLDHNTAIDAGVYEFALTDHETGAKSTVKARYTYAYEKQPNGTWLIVNHHSSKMPEG
- a CDS encoding DUF5063 domain-containing protein; translation: MSDATLHATDQNPDDFAVQIADQVESFLVAVTEIAKGDEPESAVPFLLLEVSQLLLAGGRLGAHEDIVPDERYEPDSGPEPDVDELRENLARLLDPIDVYSEVFDPYEPRKAPVPARISDDLTDVITDLRHGMAHYRAGRTTEALWWWQFSYFSNWGSTASATLRALQSVLAHVRLNQPLAELDGLDTDQDMGDDTLEIEAGRVMAEEIAGPLGLGPAK
- the recR gene encoding recombination mediator RecR; translation: MYEGVVQDLIDELGRLPGVGPKSAQRIAFHILQAEPTDVRRLAQALMEVKAKVRFCATCGNVAQEELCNICRDTRRDPAVICVVEEPKDVVAIERTREFRGRYHVLGGAISPIDGVGPDDLRIRELLARLADGTVTELILATDPNLEGEATATYLARMIKPMGLKVTRLASGLPVGGDLEYADEVTLGRAFEGRRLLDV
- a CDS encoding YbaB/EbfC family nucleoid-associated protein; its protein translation is MIPGGGQPNMQQLLQQAQKMQQDLAQAQEELAQTEVDGQAGGGLVTATVTGAGELRNLKIDPKAVDPEDTETLADLVVAAVQAANENAQALQQQKLGPLAQGLGGGGFPGLPF